A genomic segment from Labilithrix sp. encodes:
- a CDS encoding general secretion pathway protein GspK — MKAPRQKPRLRRRKKRGTERGIALVMVMGAIAILTVMLAEFQDETSAELAAATAQRDGIQAEYSARSALNLSRLLIASEPTMRKAIAPLFMLMKRSPPQLPLWEFSDRMLGIFNDPESSQGSASSLGIDPTQGKNLGLPNGAWELSIVDEDSKINMNLGAANEIAHIRLAKEIMGLLAPIQYDPLFNQRDGAGQYNDRFQTCAAIIDWADVDEQGFNCNMQQMTAAAAAGIEDNYYASIQPKGYRRKNAPYDSLAELHMVRGVSEDFWATFIDPAPEDPKKRVVTVWGQGAINVNTANAQTLLAVVCSGAVPTAPLCNDPMQQQTFLTAVTMARGMTMGAPLFGSPKDFVQAMTGAGQLGTLLAALGLQNVQFHSSSEFQKSITTESKMFSVYAVGIKKGYRRETRVKIHAVLDFRNAPALGSTMTGMPGMTTPGAAMPGMTGAMPGMTGATTNPADALAAANMPSTGGQVLYYKVE; from the coding sequence ATGAAGGCGCCGCGTCAGAAGCCGAGGCTCCGGCGCCGGAAGAAGCGCGGGACCGAGCGCGGCATCGCGCTCGTCATGGTCATGGGCGCGATCGCGATCCTGACCGTGATGCTCGCCGAGTTCCAGGACGAGACGAGCGCCGAGCTCGCCGCCGCGACCGCGCAGCGCGACGGCATCCAGGCGGAGTACTCCGCCCGCAGCGCGCTCAACCTCTCGCGGCTCCTCATCGCGAGCGAGCCGACGATGCGCAAGGCGATCGCGCCGCTCTTCATGCTGATGAAGCGAAGCCCGCCGCAGCTCCCGCTGTGGGAGTTCTCCGATCGCATGCTCGGCATCTTCAACGATCCGGAGTCGAGCCAGGGCTCGGCGTCGTCGCTCGGCATCGATCCGACCCAGGGCAAGAACCTCGGCCTCCCCAACGGCGCGTGGGAGCTGTCGATCGTCGACGAAGACTCGAAGATCAACATGAACCTCGGCGCGGCGAACGAGATCGCGCACATCCGCCTCGCGAAGGAGATCATGGGGCTCCTCGCGCCGATCCAGTACGACCCGCTCTTCAACCAGCGCGACGGGGCGGGCCAGTACAACGACCGCTTCCAGACCTGCGCCGCGATCATCGACTGGGCGGACGTCGACGAGCAGGGCTTCAACTGCAACATGCAGCAGATGACGGCCGCCGCCGCCGCCGGCATCGAGGACAACTACTACGCGTCGATCCAGCCGAAGGGCTACCGGCGCAAGAACGCGCCCTACGACTCGCTCGCCGAGCTTCACATGGTGCGCGGCGTGAGCGAGGACTTCTGGGCGACGTTCATCGACCCGGCGCCGGAGGACCCGAAGAAGCGCGTCGTCACGGTGTGGGGGCAGGGCGCGATCAACGTGAACACGGCGAACGCGCAGACGCTGCTCGCGGTGGTGTGCTCGGGGGCGGTCCCCACCGCGCCGCTCTGCAACGATCCGATGCAGCAGCAGACCTTCCTCACCGCCGTCACGATGGCGCGTGGAATGACGATGGGAGCGCCCCTGTTCGGATCGCCGAAGGACTTCGTGCAGGCGATGACCGGCGCGGGCCAGCTCGGCACGCTCCTCGCCGCCCTCGGCCTCCAGAACGTGCAGTTCCATTCGTCGAGCGAGTTCCAGAAGTCGATCACGACCGAGAGCAAGATGTTCTCCGTCTACGCGGTCGGCATCAAGAAGGGGTACCGTCGAGAGACACGCGTGAAGATCCATGCCGTCCTCGACTTCCGCAACGCGCCGGCGCTCGGCAGCACCATGACCGGGATGCCGGGCATGACGACGCCCGGCGCCGCGATGCCGGGCATGACCGGCGCGATGCCGGGCATGACCGGCGCGACCACGAACCCAGCCGACGCCCTCGCGGCGGCCAACATGCCGAGCACGGGCGGCCAGGTCCTCTATTACAAGGTGGAGTAA
- the pilM gene encoding pilus assembly protein PilM, whose product MSTFLGVDIGTTAVKVAAIRTAYRKVQLIGLANVEIAQAGGVNEAIGMAVRSLMGESKHLGDAIAIALPGARATVKMVGLPASAQKQIGEVLPFELEASLPFDLAEAVFDYRVLPGMREKKGEELSVLVGVAKTADVVTRIDLLKNAIGVEPERVGVGAFPIANLLPHVSILGEGVCAIVDLGTVSSDLIILANGEPVFARTIGMGTKGLPGTAAKLARELRTTIASHRAQGGEAPSRLYLCGGGAYVSGAEAFLSSALEITVERLPPPMIEAPAMRPEQGATIARFAMAIGLALGLQSKAIGFNLRKGPLAFERGLSWIKERVPLLAGLAAVILVSFLFSAWAQLYAKSKERAVLEAALATVTKEVLGEETSDATRAKELLASQTAINDEDPLPHADAWDVMLKLSEHIPKEITSDIEELDLQKNHVVVHGVVGTVADAETIRTNLKSERCFTEPKITRTDQAVGAENRKKYVLEFDLRCPEDQKGGEKKKPGSAGASASASAAPAGGK is encoded by the coding sequence GTGAGCACGTTTCTCGGAGTCGACATCGGAACGACCGCGGTCAAAGTCGCCGCGATCCGGACGGCGTACCGCAAGGTGCAGCTGATCGGGCTCGCGAACGTCGAGATCGCGCAGGCGGGAGGCGTCAACGAGGCGATCGGGATGGCGGTGCGCTCGCTGATGGGCGAGTCGAAGCACCTCGGCGACGCGATCGCGATCGCGCTCCCGGGCGCGCGCGCGACGGTGAAGATGGTCGGCCTCCCCGCGAGCGCGCAGAAGCAGATCGGCGAGGTCCTCCCGTTCGAGCTCGAGGCGTCGCTCCCGTTCGACCTCGCGGAGGCGGTGTTCGACTACCGCGTCCTCCCCGGGATGCGCGAGAAGAAGGGAGAGGAGCTCTCCGTCCTCGTCGGGGTCGCGAAGACGGCCGACGTCGTCACGCGGATCGACCTCCTCAAGAACGCGATCGGGGTGGAGCCGGAGCGCGTCGGCGTGGGGGCGTTTCCGATCGCCAACCTGCTGCCGCACGTCTCGATCCTCGGCGAAGGCGTCTGCGCGATCGTCGACCTCGGCACCGTGTCGAGCGATCTCATCATCCTCGCGAACGGCGAGCCGGTCTTCGCGCGCACGATCGGGATGGGGACGAAGGGGCTGCCCGGCACCGCCGCGAAGCTCGCGCGCGAGCTGCGCACGACCATCGCCTCGCACCGCGCGCAGGGCGGGGAGGCCCCCTCGCGGCTCTACCTCTGCGGCGGCGGCGCGTACGTGTCCGGCGCGGAGGCGTTCCTCTCCAGCGCGCTCGAGATCACGGTGGAGCGCCTCCCGCCGCCGATGATCGAGGCGCCGGCGATGCGGCCCGAGCAAGGCGCGACGATCGCGCGCTTCGCGATGGCGATCGGCCTCGCGCTCGGACTGCAGTCGAAGGCGATCGGGTTCAACCTCCGCAAGGGCCCGCTCGCGTTCGAGCGCGGGCTGTCGTGGATCAAGGAGCGCGTGCCGCTCCTCGCGGGCCTCGCCGCCGTCATCCTCGTGAGCTTCCTGTTCTCCGCCTGGGCGCAGCTCTACGCGAAGTCGAAGGAGCGCGCCGTCCTCGAGGCCGCGCTCGCGACGGTGACGAAGGAGGTCCTCGGCGAGGAGACGTCGGACGCGACGCGCGCGAAGGAGCTCCTCGCGTCGCAGACGGCGATCAACGACGAAGACCCGCTCCCGCACGCGGACGCCTGGGACGTGATGCTGAAGCTCTCGGAGCACATCCCGAAGGAGATCACGAGCGACATCGAGGAGCTCGATCTCCAGAAGAACCACGTCGTCGTCCACGGCGTGGTCGGCACCGTCGCCGACGCGGAGACGATCCGGACGAACCTGAAGTCGGAGCGTTGCTTCACGGAGCCCAAGATCACGCGCACCGATCAGGCGGTCGGCGCGGAGAACCGGAAGAAATACGTGCTCGAGTTCGATCTGAGGTGCCCCGAAGACCAGAAGGGCGGAGAGAAGAAGAAGCCCGGCTCGGCCGGCGCGAGCGCCTCGGCGAGCGCGGCCCCCGCGGGAGGGAAGTGA
- the gspN gene encoding type II secretion system protein GspN: protein MENTQQPTATPQVSSGPSFPDRMKVLARRIAPKLGYPAFYLFCLLIFISWTFPYEKLKDRIVTQFNAQQSKSRNPQELQIDELDSSFVTGVKAKGVRLISPPAEAGKAPSVLTIDEARARISLLGLLVGNKSVSFKVEAFDGIIKGAFDDSGKTREIEMSFDGVDVGRVDLVAANVGFPIDGKLFGAIKLTMPEGKASKANGTIELEIRDANAGNTKELTLKTPLGPFTLPRLKIGNFMINGEAKDGVLKITKISASGGDVDVAGDGKIQLREVANDAHLDVNLKFKINDAYRNKNDKTKLLFGSPGSKEKPMLEMDPKMGKAKGADGFYVLRVGGTLGKPDVRAGTPASGPASEPK from the coding sequence ATGGAGAACACCCAACAGCCGACCGCGACACCGCAAGTCTCGAGCGGTCCCTCGTTCCCCGATCGGATGAAGGTCCTCGCGCGCCGCATCGCGCCGAAGCTGGGGTACCCCGCCTTCTACCTGTTCTGTCTCCTCATCTTCATCTCGTGGACGTTCCCGTACGAGAAGCTGAAGGACCGCATCGTCACGCAGTTCAACGCGCAGCAGTCGAAGAGCAGGAACCCGCAGGAGCTCCAGATCGACGAGCTCGACTCGTCGTTCGTCACCGGCGTGAAGGCGAAGGGCGTCCGCCTCATCTCCCCCCCCGCCGAGGCGGGCAAGGCGCCGAGCGTGCTGACGATCGACGAGGCCCGCGCGCGCATCTCGCTCCTCGGTCTCCTCGTCGGCAACAAGAGCGTGAGCTTCAAGGTCGAGGCGTTCGACGGCATCATCAAGGGCGCCTTCGACGACAGCGGCAAGACGCGCGAGATCGAGATGAGCTTCGACGGCGTCGACGTCGGTCGCGTCGACCTCGTCGCCGCGAACGTCGGGTTTCCGATCGACGGCAAGCTGTTCGGCGCGATCAAGCTCACGATGCCGGAGGGGAAGGCCTCGAAGGCGAACGGCACGATCGAGCTCGAGATCCGCGACGCGAACGCGGGCAACACGAAGGAGCTGACGCTCAAGACGCCGCTCGGCCCGTTCACGCTCCCGCGCCTCAAGATCGGCAACTTCATGATCAACGGCGAGGCGAAGGACGGCGTCCTCAAGATCACGAAGATCTCCGCGAGCGGCGGCGACGTCGACGTCGCGGGCGACGGCAAGATCCAGCTCCGCGAGGTCGCGAACGACGCGCACCTCGACGTGAACCTGAAGTTCAAGATCAACGACGCGTACCGGAACAAGAACGACAAGACGAAGCTCCTCTTCGGCTCGCCCGGCTCGAAGGAGAAGCCGATGCTCGAGATGGACCCGAAGATGGGGAAGGCGAAGGGCGCCGACGGCTTCTACGTCCTCCGCGTCGGCGGCACCCTCGGCAAACCCGACGTCCGCGCCGGCACCCCCGCCAGCGGCCCCGCGAGCGAACCCAAATGA
- a CDS encoding BtpA/SgcQ family protein, producing the protein MLVGVIHLPPLPGSPRSVLAAADCARSAAGDAASLAQAGYDAIIVENFGDAPFFAGRVPPVTIAAMTACALAVRAAAPDTKLGINVLRNDAESALAIAVATGASFIRVNVHTGARVTDQGVIEGDAASTLRLRRALGAEVDVWADVDVKHSAPLGPPRPIAQEVEDTTKRALAAAVLVTGEGTGKGVDVEKLAEVKKAAGAAPVYVASGATIETLPLLGAHANGVIVGSALRPGGIPGGPIDIALAKSFADAYRRAFAR; encoded by the coding sequence ATGCTCGTTGGTGTCATTCATCTTCCGCCGCTTCCCGGTAGTCCGCGGTCTGTGCTCGCCGCCGCCGACTGCGCGCGGTCTGCTGCTGGCGACGCCGCGTCTCTCGCGCAGGCGGGCTACGACGCGATCATCGTCGAGAACTTCGGCGACGCGCCGTTCTTCGCCGGCCGCGTTCCGCCGGTCACGATCGCGGCGATGACGGCGTGTGCGCTCGCGGTGCGCGCGGCGGCGCCGGACACGAAGCTCGGCATCAACGTCCTCCGCAACGACGCGGAGTCGGCGCTCGCGATCGCGGTCGCGACGGGCGCCTCGTTCATTCGCGTGAACGTCCACACCGGCGCGCGCGTCACGGATCAGGGCGTCATCGAGGGCGACGCGGCGTCGACGCTCCGGCTGCGCCGCGCGCTCGGCGCCGAGGTCGACGTCTGGGCCGACGTCGACGTGAAGCACTCCGCGCCGCTCGGCCCGCCGCGTCCCATCGCGCAGGAGGTCGAGGACACGACGAAGCGCGCGCTCGCCGCCGCCGTGCTCGTGACGGGGGAGGGGACCGGCAAGGGCGTCGACGTCGAGAAGCTCGCGGAGGTGAAGAAGGCCGCCGGCGCCGCACCCGTCTACGTCGCGAGCGGCGCGACGATCGAGACGTTGCCGCTCCTCGGAGCCCACGCAAACGGCGTCATCGTCGGCAGCGCCCTCCGCCCCGGCGGCATCCCAGGCGGCCCGATCGACATCGCCCTCGCGAAGTCCTTCGCCGACGCGTACAGGCGCGCGTTCGCGCGCTAG
- a CDS encoding serine/threonine protein kinase, which produces MDPSTLQPGYRLDRYELLCPLAYGGMASVWLARFGGRLGFERMVVVKMILPQYSQDPRFQEMFLDEARIASKIEHANVARILDVGEEQGNYFIVMEWVDGDSLSKILRAAEQRKEKVPAGVALRICADAAAGLHAAHELKDRDGTLLGVVHRDVSPQNILVGNNGTTSIIDFGVAKARDRISQETSAGQLKGKIRYMAPEQAVGGKIDHRADVWAIGAMLYEAFTGDPPYDGVNEVATLHKLTSGQPPPPLDKEKFHPAICAIVDKALAHDATNRFASALELSQALEAALVTINEPTGAAQVAQYTGQLLAERKAARRRAVDTALEQAKKRDSGGTNQPASAPNIAVGPPSQGTIPLIQPPVNLPSTPSMPSVTPHEVPSTPSSQRQIDMTGPVRPSPAADYAQHGLGESPSATSNSTLGSANMEYPPVSQVDPVLAARRRRYIGAATLGVFGAAALVGVILIISSAVMRRSDPDPKAAARVNEPPPAETTLPDPPEPASTIAAPPEPAPVEPAPDPTPPSAPDPTPDPAPDPTPPPSAASAAPVVPPKTPTTASGHKWTPAGTGTGKTGTKKVDRGF; this is translated from the coding sequence ATGGATCCCTCCACGCTCCAACCGGGGTATCGCCTCGACCGTTACGAGCTGTTGTGCCCGCTCGCGTATGGCGGCATGGCCTCGGTGTGGCTCGCGCGCTTCGGCGGACGGCTCGGCTTCGAGCGCATGGTCGTCGTGAAGATGATCCTGCCGCAGTACTCGCAGGACCCGCGCTTCCAGGAGATGTTCCTCGACGAGGCGCGCATCGCTTCGAAGATCGAGCACGCGAACGTCGCGCGCATCCTCGACGTCGGCGAAGAGCAAGGGAACTACTTCATCGTCATGGAGTGGGTCGACGGCGACTCGCTCTCGAAGATCCTGCGCGCGGCGGAGCAGCGCAAAGAGAAGGTCCCCGCCGGCGTCGCGCTCCGCATCTGCGCCGACGCGGCGGCGGGCCTCCACGCCGCGCACGAGCTCAAGGACCGCGACGGCACGCTGCTCGGCGTCGTGCATCGTGACGTCTCTCCCCAGAACATCCTCGTCGGCAACAACGGCACGACGTCGATCATCGATTTCGGCGTCGCGAAGGCGCGCGACCGCATCTCGCAAGAGACGAGCGCGGGTCAGCTCAAGGGCAAGATCCGCTACATGGCGCCGGAGCAGGCGGTCGGCGGAAAGATCGACCATCGCGCCGACGTCTGGGCGATCGGCGCGATGCTCTACGAGGCCTTCACCGGCGATCCGCCCTACGACGGCGTGAACGAGGTCGCGACGCTGCACAAGCTGACGAGCGGCCAGCCGCCGCCGCCGCTCGACAAGGAGAAGTTCCACCCCGCGATCTGCGCGATCGTCGACAAGGCGCTCGCGCACGACGCGACCAACCGCTTCGCGTCCGCGCTCGAGCTGTCGCAGGCGCTCGAGGCCGCGCTCGTCACGATCAACGAGCCCACCGGCGCGGCGCAAGTTGCACAATACACGGGTCAGCTCCTCGCCGAGCGCAAGGCCGCGCGCCGCCGCGCGGTCGACACCGCGCTCGAGCAAGCGAAGAAGCGCGACTCGGGCGGGACGAACCAGCCGGCGTCGGCGCCGAACATCGCGGTCGGCCCGCCGTCGCAGGGCACGATCCCGCTCATCCAGCCGCCGGTGAACCTGCCGAGCACGCCGAGCATGCCGTCGGTGACCCCGCACGAGGTCCCGTCGACGCCGAGCAGCCAGCGCCAGATCGACATGACGGGCCCGGTACGTCCGAGCCCCGCCGCGGACTACGCGCAGCACGGCCTCGGCGAGAGCCCGAGCGCGACGAGCAACTCGACGCTCGGCTCCGCGAACATGGAGTACCCGCCGGTGTCGCAGGTCGACCCGGTCCTCGCCGCGCGCCGGCGCCGCTACATCGGCGCGGCCACGCTCGGCGTGTTCGGCGCGGCGGCGCTCGTCGGCGTGATCCTCATCATCAGCTCCGCGGTGATGCGCCGTTCGGATCCGGATCCGAAGGCGGCCGCGCGCGTGAACGAGCCGCCGCCCGCGGAGACGACGCTCCCCGACCCGCCCGAGCCCGCGAGCACGATCGCGGCGCCCCCCGAGCCAGCGCCGGTCGAGCCGGCTCCGGATCCGACGCCGCCCTCCGCGCCCGATCCGACGCCGGACCCGGCGCCCGATCCGACCCCACCGCCGAGCGCCGCGAGCGCCGCCCCCGTCGTGCCGCCGAAGACCCCGACGACCGCCTCCGGTCACAAATGGACGCCTGCTGGGACAGGGACCGGAAAGACTGGTACGAAGAAGGTCGATCGAGGCTTCTAG
- the purD gene encoding phosphoribosylamine--glycine ligase yields the protein MTRILVVGGGSREHALGAALAGAGRTLLFAPGNAGTATIGMNHAVAIGDVDALVALAKEEEVDLVVVGPELPLTLGLVDRLAARGIRAFGPTQAAARLEGSKAFMKDICKRAGVPTADFAVFTDAEAAKAHVRAAGRPLVVKADGLCAGKGVVVAASVDEACAAIDRMIVERALGDAGATVVLEELLPGEEASFHVVCDGARAVPLVAAQDHKRVFDRDEGPNTGGMGAYAPAPVVTPAIADEVMRAIVTPTLRAMADAGAPFRGVLFVGLMIDAGKPRVLEFNVRFGDPETTVLVPMLDGDWLALLDGAARGDLARFEPRTKPGAALAVVMASERYPATPKTGDRIEGLDDARAVAGTYVYHAGTKRADDAVVTAGGRVLTVGAHATTLAEARARAYDAVAKIRWRGEHHRTDIGHRALG from the coding sequence ATGACACGCATTCTGGTGGTCGGCGGCGGATCGCGCGAGCACGCCCTCGGCGCCGCGCTCGCGGGCGCGGGCCGCACGCTCCTCTTCGCGCCCGGCAACGCGGGCACTGCCACGATCGGGATGAACCACGCCGTCGCGATCGGCGACGTCGACGCGCTCGTCGCGCTCGCGAAGGAGGAAGAGGTCGACCTCGTCGTCGTCGGACCCGAGCTGCCGCTCACGCTCGGCCTCGTCGATCGGCTCGCCGCGCGAGGCATCCGCGCGTTCGGGCCCACCCAGGCCGCCGCGCGCCTCGAAGGATCGAAGGCCTTCATGAAGGACATATGCAAGCGCGCCGGTGTGCCGACCGCGGACTTCGCGGTGTTCACCGACGCGGAGGCGGCGAAGGCGCACGTCCGCGCGGCGGGGCGCCCGCTCGTCGTGAAGGCGGACGGCCTCTGCGCGGGGAAGGGCGTCGTCGTCGCGGCGAGCGTCGACGAAGCGTGCGCCGCGATCGATCGGATGATCGTGGAGCGCGCGCTCGGGGACGCGGGCGCCACCGTCGTCCTCGAAGAGCTGCTCCCGGGCGAGGAGGCGAGCTTCCACGTCGTCTGCGACGGCGCGCGCGCGGTGCCGCTCGTCGCGGCGCAGGACCACAAGCGCGTCTTCGATCGCGACGAGGGCCCGAACACCGGCGGCATGGGGGCGTACGCGCCGGCGCCGGTCGTCACCCCCGCGATCGCGGACGAGGTGATGCGCGCGATCGTGACGCCCACGCTCCGCGCGATGGCCGACGCGGGCGCGCCGTTCCGCGGCGTCCTCTTCGTCGGCTTGATGATCGACGCGGGCAAGCCGCGCGTCCTCGAGTTCAACGTGCGCTTCGGCGATCCGGAGACGACCGTGCTCGTGCCGATGCTCGACGGCGACTGGCTCGCGCTCCTCGATGGCGCGGCGCGCGGAGACCTCGCGCGCTTCGAGCCGCGCACGAAGCCAGGCGCCGCGCTCGCGGTCGTGATGGCGAGCGAGCGCTACCCGGCGACGCCGAAGACGGGCGACCGCATCGAAGGGCTCGACGACGCGCGCGCGGTGGCCGGCACCTATGTGTATCATGCAGGTACCAAGCGGGCGGACGACGCGGTCGTCACCGCCGGCGGCCGCGTCCTCACGGTCGGCGCCCACGCGACGACGCTCGCGGAGGCGCGCGCACGCGCGTACGACGCGGTCGCGAAGATCCGCTGGCGCGGCGAGCACCACCGCACCGACATCGGCCATCGCGCGCTGGGCTAG
- a CDS encoding protein kinase, which translates to MMVTPSVKLVRPLGEGGMGSVWVADHLALHTQVVVKFIASTLKDNKDATERFSREAAAAAQVRSPHVVQTFDHGFTPDGIPYIVMELLEGRDLGAFLEQEGKASPELALEILVQLGRALDRAHERGIVHRDIKPGNIFLCDSGRGEVFVKLLDFGIAKGVDVPHIDSGTKTGAMIGSPFYMSPEQILGAKNIDKRSDLWSVGVVAYETLTGRKPFDAETMGGLAIRIHSEPLPLPSQVNPALGPAVDAWFQRACARPVPDRYNSAKEMAEALAAALGGEMPKSVEVPRSSTGANQPRDPMQYEPTMASTDAGLSRSSPPATTRNRLIALVAVSSVLMIGAFIGVRQFVVSAGAKDPPKDAKPLTSEPAPPAQPSALAIPSVELTPIPPPSASMMPGVAAAAPAPAPAPVGKPHGRPPKNGTSSPSPAQNPPLPSPAAPAPAPATTGHDIF; encoded by the coding sequence ATGATGGTGACGCCCAGCGTCAAGCTGGTCCGGCCGCTCGGTGAGGGCGGCATGGGCTCGGTGTGGGTCGCCGATCACCTCGCGCTCCACACGCAGGTCGTCGTCAAGTTCATCGCGAGCACGCTGAAGGACAACAAGGACGCGACGGAGCGCTTCTCGCGCGAGGCCGCCGCTGCGGCGCAGGTGCGGAGCCCCCACGTCGTCCAGACGTTCGATCACGGCTTCACGCCGGACGGCATTCCTTACATCGTCATGGAGCTCCTCGAGGGCCGCGACCTCGGCGCGTTCCTCGAACAAGAAGGGAAGGCGTCGCCGGAGCTGGCGCTCGAGATCCTCGTCCAGCTCGGTCGTGCGCTCGATCGCGCGCACGAGCGCGGCATCGTCCACCGCGACATCAAGCCCGGGAACATCTTCCTCTGCGACAGCGGTCGCGGCGAGGTGTTCGTGAAGCTCCTCGACTTCGGCATCGCGAAGGGCGTCGACGTCCCCCACATCGACAGCGGCACGAAGACGGGCGCCATGATCGGCTCGCCCTTCTACATGAGCCCCGAGCAGATCCTCGGCGCGAAGAACATCGACAAGCGGAGCGACCTCTGGTCGGTCGGCGTCGTCGCGTACGAGACGCTCACCGGGCGGAAGCCGTTCGACGCCGAGACGATGGGCGGCCTCGCGATCCGCATCCACTCCGAGCCGCTGCCGCTGCCGAGCCAGGTGAACCCCGCGCTGGGCCCTGCGGTCGACGCGTGGTTCCAGCGCGCGTGCGCGCGGCCGGTGCCGGATCGCTACAACAGCGCGAAGGAGATGGCGGAGGCGCTCGCGGCCGCGCTCGGCGGGGAGATGCCGAAGTCGGTGGAGGTCCCGCGCTCGTCCACCGGCGCGAACCAGCCGCGCGACCCGATGCAGTACGAGCCGACGATGGCGTCCACCGACGCCGGGCTCTCGCGCAGCTCACCCCCCGCGACGACGCGCAACCGTTTGATTGCCCTCGTCGCGGTGAGCAGCGTCCTCATGATCGGCGCCTTCATCGGCGTCCGTCAGTTCGTGGTCTCCGCCGGCGCGAAGGACCCGCCGAAGGACGCGAAGCCCCTCACGTCGGAGCCCGCCCCGCCGGCGCAGCCCTCCGCGCTCGCGATCCCGTCGGTCGAGCTGACCCCGATCCCGCCGCCGAGCGCCTCGATGATGCCCGGCGTCGCCGCGGCCGCTCCCGCTCCTGCTCCCGCGCCTGTCGGCAAGCCGCATGGCCGCCCGCCGAAGAACGGTACGTCTTCTCCTTCTCCTGCGCAGAATCCTCCCTTACCTTCGCCTGCGGCGCCTGCTCCGGCGCCGGCCACGACCGGACATGACATCTTCTAG
- a CDS encoding DUF1566 domain-containing protein gives MARSRLRRALFAFACVTPLLAACNAILGISDYDKAPCNGGEPCTRADGGPDVGPDAPDAGPDVVTVDATGTAPVSWIQFKMPNYPQVDGPNVNVASYSDQAGDAGGIVDDVSGLIWRAVDTAEKKPFSYADAEKHCEALTTAKWRLPTRIELITLLDFSGTNAAATSAARFSMEPETYWTSSAVRDLRLTPPPPAPVVTTKNWGVRFEPNITDVLVQPDTKSATARVICIQDR, from the coding sequence GTGGCACGTTCTAGGCTCCGCCGCGCGCTCTTCGCGTTCGCGTGCGTCACGCCGCTCCTCGCCGCGTGCAACGCGATCCTCGGCATCTCCGACTACGACAAGGCCCCCTGCAACGGCGGCGAGCCATGCACGAGGGCCGACGGTGGCCCCGACGTCGGCCCGGACGCCCCCGACGCGGGCCCCGACGTCGTCACCGTCGACGCGACCGGCACCGCCCCGGTGAGCTGGATCCAGTTCAAGATGCCGAACTACCCGCAGGTCGACGGCCCCAACGTGAACGTCGCGTCGTATTCGGACCAAGCGGGCGACGCCGGCGGCATCGTCGACGACGTCTCGGGGCTGATCTGGCGGGCCGTCGACACCGCCGAGAAGAAGCCATTCTCCTACGCGGATGCGGAGAAGCATTGCGAGGCGCTCACGACCGCGAAGTGGCGCCTCCCAACGCGCATCGAGCTGATCACGCTCCTCGACTTTTCCGGGACGAACGCCGCAGCCACCTCTGCCGCGCGCTTCAGCATGGAACCCGAGACGTACTGGACGAGCTCCGCGGTGCGCGACCTGCGGCTCACACCGCCGCCGCCGGCGCCCGTCGTGACGACGAAGAACTGGGGGGTCCGCTTCGAGCCCAACATCACGGACGTGCTGGTCCAGCCCGATACGAAGTCAGCTACCGCGAGGGTGATATGCATTCAGGATCGCTGA
- a CDS encoding DUF1566 domain-containing protein, producing MHSGSLKRTSLAAAALGATVAFVLPVSADAPISGPAQQYDNFGPNEVTIRDRKSGLRWTRPRSNEPYPVRKLADAKTYCAGLQPVGENRLPSLKELLSLVDEEPHAEYVDTRNQPRYIDRNAFLRTPDKAFWTSSEFPDGSATYTVDFRTGRVDKTSSISEELGVFCVR from the coding sequence ATGCATTCAGGATCGCTGAAGCGTACGTCGCTCGCGGCGGCGGCGTTGGGGGCTACCGTCGCGTTCGTCCTTCCCGTCTCGGCCGATGCACCGATCTCGGGGCCGGCGCAGCAGTACGACAACTTCGGGCCCAACGAGGTCACGATCCGCGACCGCAAGTCGGGGCTGCGCTGGACGCGCCCGCGGTCCAACGAGCCCTATCCGGTCCGCAAGCTCGCGGACGCGAAGACGTACTGCGCCGGACTGCAGCCCGTCGGCGAGAATCGCTTGCCGTCGCTGAAGGAGCTCTTGTCACTCGTCGACGAGGAGCCGCACGCCGAGTACGTCGATACGCGCAACCAGCCGCGCTACATCGACAGGAACGCGTTTCTCCGCACTCCAGACAAGGCGTTTTGGACCTCGTCCGAGTTCCCGGACGGCTCGGCCACGTACACCGTCGATTTCCGAACCGGTCGGGTCGACAAGACGTCGAGCATCAGCGAGGAGCTCGGCGTCTTCTGCGTCCGGTAG